CAAACTCCTCTCTATCCACAGTCCCATTATGATCATAATCGAACTTGTCGAATATCGAGTCGTAGAGTTTGCTCAGTTCTTCCGGCGTCGAGGCCACGTCAACGCCGAAGTGAGATTCGATTAGCCTCAGAGATTCGAACGCTTTACGAAGCTCGGATTTGGATAAAACGCCGTCGTTGTTGAGGTCTAAATCGGTAAATCCTTTATCTATTGCTTTTGTGAATGCTGCTTCGTCGTTAATGAAGTCTCGAATTGTTGATCCGTCTATGATTACtactcccatttttttttttttttttttttgagggttTTGAGAAATTGTTCAGTAATGCTATAGTGATGTGGGAAATATATGGGAATAGGATATGTGGTTTGGGGAATTTTgacgatttttttaaaattaattaggatGTAAAAACTACGCTAACGTTATAAGATAAGATATTTTTTCGACAGAATGAACAGTCGGTGGATACCTTGTCATTGGGGTTTGAATTTATCATTTTATGGCACGTGGTTGTCATTCAGGAAATATTTGTTTTATGAACTAGCAAATTATGTCACTCCCATTAGTTAATTTTTATGGTTTAACTATTTCTAATACATAATTAGTGATAATAGCTatcttttattttaattactaataataactaaataTTTTTCTAATTTAACTATTATAGCTACACAGTAACTTTCAATTACCATTTCACAAATACACCTAAAAATTAGCACCTCCAATCCCATATCCCCTTTTAATGGTAACAATATTAATCACTTAATATACATTAccattctctttcttttttcataaattcttacctttttaaaaAGGGAAGAATCTTTGAATGCCCAGTGAAATAGTCGTCTTCTTCCTCTCTTCACCCTTCTGCAAAATTCGATTTTCCATTTTGGGATATTGCAATCCGAAACGGTATTTTCAGTACGGTTATTTCGATTCAAGACATAAGTGGGCCTCTTTCACGTTCTATCCCATCTCCTTTGTTTCGTGAAATTTTCACTATTTGTGTTATTATTCTTTCACAAAATCAACTTGGTGGAAGTGATTGTTTTTGCTCCAGGCCGTGGTGGTGGTTATGGCGACACACATGAGAGAAGgggagagaatttttttttttttagggttttgagaagatgaaaaatatatgtatttgtgtatgttcTATGATATAACTACTAATTGTTGTGGTTGGTGGTATATTTTTGTAagtttttctatatatttgtgtatttttttcaaattaattCCATCAGTTCATCTAATTTCAAATACACGGGTGACACAAATACATGGTAAGTTttctatatatttatgtattttgtttaaAATAATCCATCAAATACATGAGTGATGCAAATTGTcactcacacaaatacatgagatttaatataaaatacatggggtttgattggaaacttcaaatacattagttatgctatcaaatacatgggtaaataaaaaacgaaatcaatattgaaaacttcaaatacattagctgttgaatgttttcaaatattgaatttttgatttgttacatttgaatgttgaagattggatgAAAGAATAGAAAACGGTTATGGAAAAGAAATCTAAAATATGATTTTGTGGAAGAGTATGGTaaaaaaataccaattaataaCTAATTAAATGATCTCAACGTTATGGCCTAAAATCAAGGGAtagacaagtgagggatggctcagtggttaagcacttccacccacgaccggtaggtcctgggttcgagtcacattggaggggaagtgtggaaacactataaatcctgcTAAAATGGGAGgggggaaagaaaaaaaaaatcaagggatatgtttttttttttactgtgttTCTATGAATTTACACGcatcaaatacatccgaaaaaataccttaatttgggAAAACATAGTTACAAATTGTAATATTtacactatatagaagagccggttggggcTCATGTTTTCGTCGTCCGTTCCActttaattaaaaagaaaaattatgggccccatctcttctatatagtgtaaaactaatatttaaaaaaattgtgggccccataattttaattttcctacacaaaaataaattgtgggcccatatatattaaacaacaactaatattaaaaaaatagtgcaaattaataatgtccaaaaaaaagtgcaccccatattaaaaaatcaaacaatattcaggtaattttcaaagtatctcattaagttaataatgatagattcattgccacgtgcgtattcgtagcaaacactaatatatatatatatatata
The sequence above is a segment of the Lycium barbarum isolate Lr01 chromosome 6, ASM1917538v2, whole genome shotgun sequence genome. Coding sequences within it:
- the LOC132645069 gene encoding uncharacterized protein LOC132645069, whose amino-acid sequence is MGVVIIDGSTIRDFINDEAAFTKAIDKGFTDLDLNNDGVLSKSELRKAFESLRLIESHFGVDVASTPEELSKLYDSIFDKFDYDHNGTVDREEFGNEMRKIMMAIADGLGSSPIQMALDDGDQSLIKQAADLEASKLPA